Proteins found in one Quercus robur chromosome 2, dhQueRobu3.1, whole genome shotgun sequence genomic segment:
- the LOC126713346 gene encoding uncharacterized protein LOC126713346 — translation MEKAQEHKQNQYEKPKSHVWDCGSTLYDSFELNSFKRQLDSAIATRTFSMSRIPDRQAPSPPPPPPPPPPPPQASKSKKTSKLSRSLHKFLRSVFKPKPSPSSVVRVQDQPKDGFYFVYDKSGALTTIPEAPEIDFSKLSPEIGSLVRKSASERFTATPIGISCA, via the coding sequence ATGGAGAAAGCTCAAGAGCACAAACAAAACCAATATGAAAAACCCAAGTCCCATGTATGGGATTGTGGTAGCACACTCTATGACTCCTTTGAGCTCAACTCTTTCAAACGCCAGCTTGATTCAGCTATTGCTACAAGAACCTTTTCCATGTCACGTATACCTGATCGTCAAGcaccttctcctcctcctcctcctcctcctcctcctccaccaccacaaGCTTCCAAGTCCAAAAAGACCTCGAAGCTATCCCGGTCACTTCACAAGTTTCTCAGGTCAGTGTTCAAGCCAAAACCATCTCCCAGTTCTGTGGTTCGAGTTCAAGATCAACCCAAGGATGGATTTTACTTCGTTTACGATAAGTCCGGGGCACTTACCACCATTCCTGAAGCTCCTGAGATTGATTTTAGTAAGCTTTCGCCGGAAATCGGTTCCTTGGTAAGAAAGTCAGCCTCAGAGCGGTTTACAGCTACTCCTATTGGTATTTCATGTGCTTAG